In Zingiber officinale cultivar Zhangliang chromosome 11B, Zo_v1.1, whole genome shotgun sequence, a single window of DNA contains:
- the LOC122035141 gene encoding uncharacterized protein LOC122035141 produces MENTSFVACEKLDRAMNWVGSSVSSAFFASLEHFSCINLSTNDDDEEEEEAKDRPLMLTKLVALEGEPRHPAFALPISANPSATDKLPPV; encoded by the coding sequence ATGGAGAACACGAGCTTCGTCGCCTGCGAAAAACTCGACCGAGCGATGAACTGGGTGGGGTCGAGCGTCTCCTCGGCCTTCTTCGCCTCCCTCGAGCACTTCTCCTGCATCAACCTCAGCACCAACGATGAcgatgaggaggaggaagaggccaAGGATCGACCCCTGATGCTCACCAAGCTGGTCGCCCTCGAGGGGGAGCCCCGCCACCCCGCTTTCGCCCTTCCGATCTCTGCAAACCCTAGCGCCACCGACAAACTCCCCCCTGTGTAG